The genomic DNA aaaaaaagcttgggACTTGATTGATCCATGATACATGTGCAGTTGTATGATCTCATCAGATCTAGAGTCGAAGGTCATGACTTTCGGGAAAAGATTGAGTTAGCTCAAGTCTCTCTTCTCCATGATCTTCCTGGTATTGGATGAACTTcgttacagttttttttttttgtttttggtactTACGTGTAGAGATAACTAACTTGTTGAATTTTGGCAGAAGATGGTAGCTCTTGGGACGTAGTTAGTGAAGATGATGTATGGGGGGTTGAGGGTCAAACGGAAGATGATTATGTTCTTGTTAGGGAAGAAGATATTGCTGACGGTATCGCTTGTTTCATGGCTACTTATTTGTCTTCCCTTAACCAGACTAAGGTACGTACATCAATGCCCTGTTCTTGTTTCCATGTCTCATCAACTTTTGATCTCTGAGTGTTGGTTCTTTGTGTAGGATATATCACCTGATCAGCTTCAGAAAGGTATATCTTGAACTTACGTGTGTCACAACAGTTAGAAACAAAGAAAGTAGCCTAGGGATGTGTTATAGAGAACGTAGCCTATGAACATCTTGCTAAAGATGCTAGGGAGTGTGTGCGCTTCCTTTTATTAGGTACTAAGAGAGTTTGCTTATGAAAAATGCAATGTAGCACTTAGCACGATGTTTTCAGTGAAGAAGCGAAAGGGGAAGCTTCGTAAAGCATGGGAAGGAAGTAAAGTTATTTACAACGTTGCATCCTGGAGT from Raphanus sativus cultivar WK10039 unplaced genomic scaffold, ASM80110v3 Scaffold0706, whole genome shotgun sequence includes the following:
- the LOC108848934 gene encoding uncharacterized protein LOC108848934 isoform X2 — its product is MEIEVSSSTPDSVELDSIRVKRKTLQNLLEDCQRALELLNLTDTAPDSSQEDNNSDSPEREEEEFSSSSDPEADKLYDLIRSRVEGHDFREKIELAQVSLLHDLPDGSSWDVVSEDDVWGVEGQTEDDYVLVREEDIADGIACFMATYLSSLNQTKDISPDQLQKALSTMFSVKKRKGKLRKAWEGSKVIYNVASWSATAIGIYQNPMILSIASKAFWVSCKAISKLV
- the LOC108848934 gene encoding uncharacterized protein LOC108848934 isoform X1, whose protein sequence is MEIEVSSSTPDSVELDSIRVKRKTLQNLLEDCQRALELLNLTDTAPDSSQEDNNSDSPEREEEEFSSSSDPEADKLYDLIRSRVEGHDFREKIELAQVSLLHDLPEDGSSWDVVSEDDVWGVEGQTEDDYVLVREEDIADGIACFMATYLSSLNQTKDISPDQLQKALSTMFSVKKRKGKLRKAWEGSKVIYNVASWSATAIGIYQNPMILSIASKAFWVSCKAISKLV